One Legionella hackeliae DNA segment encodes these proteins:
- a CDS encoding ATP-binding protein — protein sequence MKLSKKEIVVLGKAYDALKHSFIVLNKDFQIIYLNSYSKKLFGFTEQEIKISSSFNDLLEKHGHPPLFSDKDNLILNQDPMKIKKHKKKWELLRGKVDKKPSIFLFDKDVTEQEEMYDVLTRSVNEVTGQVFSKRLSAQEYMDEIRGCLENVIRQMPCYVYWKDKEFRYIFCNDITADIMGLPSAKHAIGKTDYDFGWDTTLVDSYRATDKKILATGKPILNLEEELIDKNGRVYHTLVNKMPLKNHLGEIIGLLGITVDVTSVKKAEIAKANFIANMSHDIRTPLTGIIGMAQLLEDKVTSEEEKQFAGWIYESGQQLLKLLNGVLDLVSAEEGKEEDLHKDTFNIRQSIEDIIFLEKPTLFHKNLECHLIIDKEVPINIKSDRFKLSRIILNLVGNAIKFTENGSITIRVRIASDNPKMLEFCIADTGKGIPKALLPKIFERFYRVSPSYKGDYIGHGLGLHIVEKFIDLLGGSISVSSDENVGTEFTFTIPLIEAHDLKEKSDKDFVLSIQHEQKSASSTSSNSDSDSNLETDYNLLIVEDNDIALRITENLCLQQGCKVTKAVDGETALQLAKEKKFNLILTDIGLPGMSGNELTKAIRQWEKENNFIAMPIIGLTAHASREAKNESIKAGMNDLYAKPLQTGLLQNILNKYPRTPKESTSLFNNNHDLPETEEDLFMLEQFPLLDAEMGINNLGNEVILKDILVSMVDSELPKELEKLKSAYSNKDWAQIESLAHKLKSGAVYCGTSRLKQACQYLERYRKTGYEKDLERLYHQLMSVAEQTVISVKSWLHHQ from the coding sequence ATGAAGTTGTCGAAGAAAGAAATTGTAGTTTTAGGTAAAGCATATGACGCACTCAAGCATTCATTTATCGTATTAAATAAAGATTTTCAAATTATCTATTTAAACAGTTATTCAAAAAAACTTTTTGGTTTCACAGAGCAAGAAATCAAAATATCCTCTTCCTTTAATGACCTTCTTGAAAAACACGGTCACCCCCCTCTTTTTTCTGATAAAGACAATTTGATCCTCAATCAAGATCCTATGAAAATTAAGAAACACAAAAAAAAATGGGAGTTGTTACGAGGTAAGGTGGATAAAAAGCCGTCTATTTTTCTTTTTGATAAAGATGTGACTGAGCAAGAAGAAATGTATGACGTTCTTACTCGCTCTGTTAATGAAGTTACAGGACAGGTTTTTTCTAAACGACTATCGGCCCAGGAGTATATGGATGAAATTCGTGGTTGTCTTGAAAACGTTATTCGACAAATGCCCTGTTATGTTTATTGGAAAGACAAAGAATTTCGCTACATTTTCTGTAATGACATTACTGCCGACATAATGGGATTACCCTCTGCTAAACACGCAATAGGAAAAACAGATTATGATTTTGGCTGGGACACTACACTTGTTGATAGCTATCGTGCGACCGATAAAAAGATTCTTGCAACAGGTAAGCCTATTTTAAACTTGGAAGAAGAGTTGATTGATAAAAACGGTCGTGTATATCACACCCTTGTCAATAAAATGCCTCTTAAAAATCACCTTGGTGAAATTATTGGGCTTCTAGGTATTACTGTCGATGTCACCAGCGTTAAAAAAGCTGAGATCGCTAAAGCTAATTTCATTGCAAATATGAGCCATGATATCCGTACTCCTTTAACAGGAATTATAGGGATGGCGCAACTTTTAGAGGATAAAGTAACCTCCGAAGAAGAAAAGCAATTTGCAGGTTGGATTTATGAAAGCGGACAACAATTATTAAAACTGTTGAACGGTGTACTCGATCTCGTTTCTGCCGAAGAAGGCAAAGAAGAAGATCTGCATAAAGATACCTTTAATATCCGTCAATCCATTGAGGATATTATTTTCCTGGAAAAACCCACTTTATTTCATAAAAATCTTGAGTGTCATTTAATTATTGACAAAGAAGTTCCCATTAATATTAAATCCGATCGCTTTAAGTTAAGCCGAATTATTTTAAATCTGGTTGGCAATGCAATTAAATTTACAGAAAATGGCTCCATAACTATTCGCGTTAGAATAGCTTCTGATAACCCCAAGATGCTGGAGTTTTGTATTGCGGATACGGGAAAAGGTATCCCAAAGGCATTATTGCCCAAAATATTTGAACGATTTTACCGCGTGTCTCCTTCTTATAAGGGAGATTATATTGGACATGGACTTGGTTTGCATATTGTGGAAAAATTTATTGATTTACTTGGTGGTTCAATTAGTGTCAGCTCAGATGAGAATGTGGGTACAGAGTTTACTTTCACAATACCCCTGATTGAAGCTCATGACCTGAAAGAAAAATCAGATAAAGATTTTGTTTTATCGATACAGCACGAACAAAAATCAGCGTCGTCTACTTCCTCTAACTCTGATTCCGACAGCAATCTCGAGACAGATTACAATCTTTTAATTGTAGAGGATAATGATATTGCTTTACGTATTACCGAAAATTTATGTCTTCAACAAGGTTGTAAAGTAACCAAAGCAGTCGATGGTGAAACCGCTTTGCAACTTGCCAAAGAAAAAAAATTCAATCTGATTCTCACTGATATTGGGTTACCTGGCATGTCTGGCAATGAATTAACAAAGGCAATTCGCCAATGGGAAAAAGAAAACAATTTTATCGCCATGCCCATTATTGGTCTGACCGCACACGCCTCAAGAGAAGCAAAAAATGAGTCTATAAAAGCAGGCATGAATGATTTATATGCAAAACCCTTACAAACAGGTTTATTGCAAAATATATTAAATAAATATCCTCGTACTCCTAAAGAATCCACTTCTCTATTTAATAACAACCATGATTTACCTGAGACAGAAGAGGATTTATTTATGCTTGAGCAATTCCCTTTGCTTGATGCCGAAATGGGTATTAATAATCTTGGTAATGAAGTCATACTAAAAGATATTTTAGTCTCCATGGTTGATAGCGAATTGCCTAAAGAATTAGAGAAATTAAAGTCTGCATACTCAAATAAAGATTGGGCTCAAATTGAAAGTCTCGCTCATAAATTGAAAAGCGGTGCAGTCTATTGTGGTACCTCACGCCTTAAACAGGCCTGTCAATACCTTGAGCGTTATCGAAAAACCGGGTATGAAAAAGATCTAGAACGACTCTATCACCAATTAATGAGTGTGGCCGAACAGACAGTAATTTCTGTTAAATCATGGCTACATCATCAATAA
- a CDS encoding aminoglycoside phosphotransferase family protein — translation MSAYEKNILIIYGDAGKHWLAQLSTLIQEISLSWELKQLKPVENLSHNYVLFGFQHERPIILKLSPESIVLNKEISALEAFSGYGVVRVLAHGNHALLLERAVSGQSLKMFWPYQEEQATTIVCECIKRLHQAPTPANSHFPHLNEWFALLDEEWPIPSLYLQEARKQKEILFQTTKSIKLLHGDLHHENILQNGDTWIVIDPKGVLGDEVYDLAAYLRNPMPQLLSTEDSLAGLLNQRIKRTAELLNFSEHRIRQWCFTQTVLSWVWNLEDGLDTGYFAHLSEVFLSLLNKN, via the coding sequence ATGTCTGCTTATGAAAAAAACATTTTGATTATCTATGGTGATGCAGGGAAACATTGGTTGGCTCAATTGTCGACTTTAATTCAAGAGATTTCATTAAGCTGGGAGCTTAAGCAGTTAAAACCTGTTGAAAATTTGTCGCATAACTATGTTTTATTTGGGTTTCAACATGAAAGACCGATTATCCTTAAATTGAGTCCAGAGAGTATTGTATTAAATAAAGAGATCAGTGCTCTTGAGGCTTTTTCTGGTTACGGAGTGGTTCGTGTTTTAGCGCACGGCAATCATGCACTGCTGCTTGAAAGAGCTGTCTCTGGTCAATCGTTAAAAATGTTTTGGCCTTATCAGGAAGAACAGGCCACTACTATTGTGTGTGAATGTATTAAACGCCTGCATCAGGCGCCTACTCCGGCAAATAGTCATTTTCCTCATCTTAATGAGTGGTTTGCTTTACTTGATGAAGAATGGCCAATTCCATCTTTGTATCTTCAAGAGGCAAGAAAGCAAAAAGAAATACTCTTTCAAACGACGAAGTCTATAAAACTGTTGCACGGTGATTTACATCACGAAAATATATTACAAAATGGCGATACTTGGATTGTTATTGATCCTAAAGGTGTTCTCGGTGATGAGGTTTATGACCTTGCTGCTTATTTACGAAACCCAATGCCTCAATTACTTAGCACAGAAGATTCATTAGCTGGCCTATTAAATCAGCGAATAAAAAGAACTGCGGAACTACTTAATTTTTCAGAGCATCGAATTCGTCAATGGTGTTTTACACAAACAGTTCTCTCTTGGGTGTGGAATTTGGAGGATGGTCTCGATACTGGTTATTTTGCTCACTTATCTGAAGTTTTCTTATCCTTACTGAATAAAAATTAA
- a CDS encoding type I polyketide synthase, with amino-acid sequence MINSAAYDYTVVELFEDQAKKTPNHIALDEDGTILTYQALNEKANQFSYWLQKNNVNPGEFVGILLDPGIDYIVCILGIIKAKAVYLPLDSMAPQLRLEELLQDAKPSLIVTNEQYINRVNEKSFAVRLIKHIYLESVSHPRFSNKKHFASKSPLYMMYTSGSTGRPKGVLVSHQAVVNLVKIDNFAKVEEYERVAQFSNLAFDGSTFEIWSALLNGATLVIVPSIVRTDHTRLKSFLNHSAIKYLFLPTGFFHQLIKSAMDTLDSVEVIIFGGEQVNALLLKDLSDYRKKKKLPIKLINGYGPTEATTFTCRQIINPEWSEDDERLASIGKPIKNVEVYILDENKVQVSEGELHIGGVNLAIHYHNSPLNSEKFIPNPFCEPNHPFNRLYKTGDRVKMLPSGDIQFLGRYDDQVKIGGFRIHLNEIENQLMQHPLISLAAVRVEIGGGSHKMLTAYIVLSATKKTIHADEIREYLSHKLPIYMLPAKYVLVDDLPLTSVGKVDKSKLDQISHIDLSFHIDNSPASFIEEKITTIWQGLLNRNRIDVNKNLFELGANSLLIAEACSRINEALQSELQISHIISYPTIHKLSRFLDGDIETPVVKEIHAATSQDIAIIGMACRFPKANSLDEYWQNILDGKDCLTQFASDQLNDPNKIGDKNFVPVRGVIGEVDKFDANFFGFNPVDASITDPQQRIFLECAWTALEHAGIAPTKLHSKTISVFAGMADSTYLHENLLKNNWFCKEHDRFHCRIASSSSMLSTQVSYRLNLRGKSLNVNTACSTGLVTVDEACHDLIAGESDISIAGAVSIVVPEEDGYTYTQGSIESPDGKCRPFDEKANGTVFSNGVGIVILKRLKDAIADKNTIYAVIKGRGINNDGADKLGFTAPSTSGQTACIREALATAKITAADVSFVEAHGTATTLGDAIEFDVLNSVYKEQTEHTHFCALGSVKGNIGHTDVAAGMAGLIKVCLSLYHQKIPPMVNFKKANPNMALDDSPFFINTQLIEWKKPVSSKRYAGVSAFGVGGTNAHMILGEYTAKEKLSVSTSQQLLVLSAKNLTALEENTEQLLKQLSLYSDDNLKSCLPKIAYTLQTGREDFQWRRIATGDTLKVIRQSFSQSKAQQSPEHSPHNLVFMFPGQGMQYHKMATQLMKEFSLFASLVKKGFQIAKLHLHCDLETIINNPKDERLHQTQYAQPALFIIEYALAHLLMDFGIKPQALIGHSLGEYVAAALAGVFSYEDAVALVCERGLLMSSAPKGAMLAIECSVSEFKTIQKQITGIELAVHNAKHHCVASGKMDTIQTLENFLSQDEISFQRLKVSHAFHSSLMETIETSFKEIFANITLSPPTMPIVSNVTGDWLTTEEAMDPDYWYRHLRDTVLLNNGFENLIQSKHSHFIEVGPGRSLSSFLKMTVPDADAFSIQTLPNHHQQTEDVEALLAAVGKLWQEGVTINWLALHNNKSLQRVALPTYSFQRQSYWIKPDKFRENASNQPSLYKPVWSHQLANLEPSDIDARKIREHTWIVFQDNTEIGNQLISLLRDYNAKLFIVEPGKSYQLLDSNHFRISLKTKSDYLKLFEHLKTELKHPILFHTTSCNPLFFGKLSNEEIDTQLNASFYSLLFIAQAYREIMGEDTPLRCGVLTQGTQRILGTELISPVNASLIGACRVISQEHPNIVCKVIDSNPVEFSSSKNTCLSHLLNASVNDDWLTQNILTAYRNGYQWDLSYTLAETTKIHNRFRDKGIYLITGGLGGIGLAVSELITEEVNNPTLIFLSRTPMLPETTWNKVLAEPTHKLYPKIKLLNHLKQKGADLYFYNVDIADSEALRETIQQCKTKFGAINGLIHCAGVAGGGLVQLKTREIADTVFRPKIHGTFNLLKAFKDISLDFVVLMSSIAALTGEQGQIDYCAANACLDAFALSNAFQSKFVISLNWNTWRDVGMAIETKHPSDLNWLDRGNDISPEQGKQVFLQALRTNFTNLAVSNFDIKSYSKLVMEKDNVSGSPDIRASRTDLNIANNYQAPRNSIESQLAQLWQESLGIENIGTEDNFFDLGGHSLKALKLIEKINRHFHRSLVINQLYQTPTIAELSDVISSSTGNLKMMDIIVPFNYTVNTPNLFVCHPISGLVYCFDSLTKCFNTPLSIYGLQDPSVGNDHLLYEDISSMAKAYLDAIKSIQPHGPYYLLGYSFGGSLLYEVAALLKKQKNQINLLGLIDSWASFSPKQSNETHFKKLLRISHPDLPENMIELAWKRMQLLLSHTPTKLNQDMLLFKASDLAEDYQSINDPSNGWSNFNKGKITCHMLDANHETILDAENSKYIVNYIQEYCGL; translated from the coding sequence ATGATAAATAGTGCAGCATATGATTATACTGTGGTCGAACTATTTGAAGACCAAGCAAAGAAAACACCTAATCATATCGCTCTGGACGAAGACGGTACAATACTTACCTACCAGGCTTTGAACGAGAAAGCGAATCAGTTTTCCTATTGGCTTCAAAAAAATAATGTAAACCCAGGCGAATTTGTCGGTATTTTATTAGATCCAGGCATTGATTATATCGTTTGTATTTTAGGAATTATAAAAGCAAAGGCAGTTTATCTCCCCTTAGATTCAATGGCACCTCAACTTCGCCTGGAAGAACTGTTACAGGATGCCAAACCAAGTTTAATCGTTACCAATGAACAATATATCAATCGGGTCAATGAAAAGAGTTTTGCTGTCCGTCTTATCAAACATATTTACCTGGAATCTGTCAGCCATCCTCGGTTTAGTAATAAAAAGCATTTTGCTTCCAAATCTCCTCTTTACATGATGTATACTTCGGGCTCCACTGGACGTCCTAAGGGAGTACTTGTTTCTCATCAAGCTGTTGTCAATCTTGTGAAGATTGATAATTTTGCAAAAGTCGAAGAATACGAGCGAGTAGCCCAATTTAGTAATTTAGCGTTTGATGGTAGTACTTTTGAAATCTGGAGCGCTCTTCTAAACGGAGCAACTCTTGTGATTGTGCCCTCTATTGTCCGCACAGATCACACTCGCCTAAAAAGTTTTTTAAATCATAGTGCCATTAAATATCTGTTCTTACCCACCGGTTTTTTCCATCAATTGATTAAATCAGCAATGGATACCTTAGACAGCGTTGAAGTCATTATCTTTGGCGGCGAACAGGTCAATGCCCTTCTTTTAAAAGATTTAAGTGATTATCGCAAAAAGAAAAAACTACCCATCAAATTAATTAATGGCTATGGACCCACCGAAGCAACCACCTTTACTTGTCGCCAAATTATAAATCCAGAGTGGTCAGAAGATGATGAGCGCTTAGCCAGTATTGGTAAGCCTATAAAAAATGTAGAGGTCTACATTCTTGATGAAAACAAGGTCCAGGTCTCTGAAGGTGAGCTTCATATTGGAGGCGTTAATTTAGCAATTCACTATCATAACTCTCCTCTCAATAGTGAAAAATTTATTCCGAATCCGTTTTGTGAGCCAAACCACCCCTTTAATCGGCTTTATAAAACGGGAGATAGAGTAAAAATGTTACCTTCTGGGGACATTCAATTTTTGGGACGTTATGATGATCAAGTCAAGATTGGTGGTTTTCGAATTCATCTTAATGAAATCGAAAATCAACTCATGCAACATCCCTTAATTAGCCTTGCCGCTGTACGTGTTGAAATTGGGGGCGGTTCTCACAAAATGCTAACGGCTTACATCGTTTTATCAGCGACAAAAAAGACTATTCATGCTGATGAAATTCGTGAGTATTTAAGTCACAAACTACCAATTTACATGCTGCCTGCGAAATATGTTTTAGTCGACGATCTGCCACTGACATCCGTAGGAAAAGTGGATAAATCAAAACTGGATCAGATCAGTCATATTGATTTATCGTTCCACATTGATAACTCCCCCGCCAGCTTTATTGAAGAAAAAATTACAACCATCTGGCAAGGTCTTCTAAACCGTAACCGAATTGACGTCAATAAGAATTTATTTGAACTTGGTGCGAATTCACTGCTTATTGCTGAAGCTTGCTCCAGAATTAATGAAGCGCTTCAATCTGAATTACAAATTTCCCACATCATTTCTTACCCCACGATTCATAAATTAAGCCGTTTTTTAGATGGTGATATCGAAACTCCTGTTGTTAAAGAAATACATGCAGCAACGTCACAAGACATTGCAATTATTGGCATGGCCTGCCGCTTTCCAAAGGCAAACTCTCTTGATGAGTATTGGCAAAATATTCTGGATGGCAAAGATTGTTTGACTCAATTCGCCTCTGACCAATTAAATGATCCCAATAAAATAGGGGATAAAAACTTTGTGCCTGTCCGCGGAGTCATCGGTGAGGTTGACAAATTTGATGCCAATTTTTTTGGTTTTAACCCAGTTGACGCCAGTATCACCGACCCACAGCAAAGAATTTTTTTAGAGTGTGCCTGGACCGCATTAGAACATGCCGGTATCGCTCCAACAAAACTACACTCAAAGACAATCAGTGTATTTGCAGGAATGGCAGATAGTACTTATTTGCACGAAAATTTGTTGAAAAATAATTGGTTTTGTAAAGAACATGATCGTTTTCATTGTCGCATTGCTAGTTCATCGAGCATGCTTAGCACGCAAGTCTCTTATCGACTCAATCTAAGAGGAAAAAGTCTCAACGTAAATACAGCATGCTCCACGGGTCTTGTTACTGTGGATGAAGCATGCCACGACCTGATAGCTGGTGAATCAGACATTTCTATAGCAGGGGCCGTATCCATTGTCGTACCAGAAGAAGATGGCTATACCTATACCCAGGGAAGTATTGAATCACCTGATGGCAAATGTCGACCTTTTGATGAAAAGGCAAATGGAACTGTATTTTCCAATGGTGTAGGCATAGTGATTCTCAAGCGATTAAAAGATGCTATTGCCGATAAAAATACTATTTATGCGGTGATTAAAGGCAGAGGAATCAATAATGATGGTGCAGATAAGCTTGGATTTACAGCACCTAGTACCAGCGGCCAAACAGCATGTATTCGCGAAGCTTTGGCCACAGCAAAAATTACTGCCGCCGATGTCAGTTTTGTTGAGGCTCATGGAACAGCAACCACCTTAGGGGACGCCATTGAATTTGATGTATTAAATTCTGTTTATAAGGAACAAACTGAGCACACTCACTTTTGTGCACTAGGTTCAGTTAAAGGCAATATCGGTCATACAGACGTTGCAGCCGGGATGGCAGGGTTAATTAAAGTTTGCTTAAGTCTTTATCATCAAAAGATACCACCGATGGTCAACTTTAAAAAAGCTAATCCTAATATGGCCTTAGACGATAGCCCATTTTTTATTAACACCCAACTTATAGAATGGAAAAAACCTGTATCGTCCAAACGTTACGCCGGTGTTAGTGCATTCGGTGTGGGAGGCACAAATGCCCACATGATTTTGGGAGAATATACTGCGAAAGAAAAGTTATCAGTTTCTACCTCCCAACAACTTTTAGTCCTGTCCGCAAAAAACTTGACGGCTTTGGAAGAAAACACGGAACAACTTTTAAAGCAATTATCGCTCTATAGTGATGACAATCTTAAGTCTTGTCTCCCTAAAATTGCTTATACACTTCAAACTGGACGCGAGGATTTCCAATGGCGACGAATCGCAACAGGCGATACGTTAAAAGTCATTAGACAAAGTTTTTCTCAATCCAAGGCCCAGCAGTCTCCAGAACATAGCCCTCATAATCTTGTATTTATGTTTCCAGGCCAGGGGATGCAATACCATAAAATGGCTACTCAGTTAATGAAAGAGTTTTCATTATTTGCAAGCCTCGTTAAAAAAGGGTTTCAAATTGCTAAATTACACCTTCACTGTGATTTAGAAACAATTATCAATAATCCTAAGGATGAGCGCTTACATCAAACACAATATGCTCAGCCTGCTTTGTTTATTATTGAATATGCCTTGGCTCACTTGCTGATGGATTTTGGCATAAAACCTCAAGCACTTATAGGGCACAGTTTAGGGGAATACGTTGCAGCTGCTTTAGCGGGTGTTTTTTCTTACGAAGATGCAGTCGCTCTGGTATGCGAACGTGGTCTTTTGATGTCCAGTGCTCCGAAAGGCGCTATGCTTGCTATTGAATGCAGTGTTAGCGAATTTAAAACGATTCAAAAGCAAATAACTGGTATTGAATTAGCTGTACACAATGCGAAACATCATTGTGTAGCGTCAGGTAAGATGGATACGATCCAAACACTTGAGAATTTCTTATCTCAAGACGAGATTTCCTTCCAACGTTTGAAAGTCAGTCATGCCTTTCATAGCAGTCTCATGGAGACCATTGAGACGTCGTTCAAAGAAATATTTGCAAACATTACTTTGTCGCCACCAACTATGCCTATAGTTTCAAATGTAACGGGAGATTGGCTTACTACAGAGGAAGCCATGGATCCTGATTATTGGTATCGTCATCTTCGCGACACTGTTTTACTAAATAACGGTTTTGAAAATTTAATTCAGAGCAAACATTCTCATTTTATTGAAGTAGGACCAGGACGAAGCTTAAGCAGCTTTCTTAAAATGACAGTCCCAGATGCTGACGCCTTTAGTATCCAAACTCTGCCCAATCATCATCAACAAACTGAGGATGTCGAAGCGCTACTCGCTGCCGTTGGCAAATTATGGCAAGAAGGCGTTACTATCAATTGGCTTGCACTGCATAATAATAAATCTCTCCAACGGGTGGCTTTACCCACCTATTCTTTCCAAAGACAGAGCTATTGGATAAAGCCTGATAAATTTAGAGAAAATGCAAGCAACCAACCCTCACTTTATAAACCAGTATGGTCACATCAGCTAGCCAATCTAGAACCATCCGACATTGATGCTCGTAAAATACGTGAGCATACATGGATTGTATTTCAAGATAATACTGAGATTGGAAATCAATTGATTTCATTGTTAAGGGATTATAACGCCAAATTATTTATTGTTGAACCAGGGAAAAGCTATCAATTGTTGGATTCCAATCATTTTAGAATTAGTCTTAAAACAAAAAGTGATTACTTAAAATTATTTGAACATTTAAAAACTGAACTTAAGCATCCTATTCTTTTTCATACTACCTCTTGCAATCCATTGTTTTTTGGCAAACTATCCAACGAGGAAATTGATACCCAGCTCAATGCAAGCTTTTATAGTTTACTGTTTATTGCACAAGCCTACAGAGAAATAATGGGTGAAGATACTCCATTGCGTTGTGGTGTGCTGACTCAGGGTACTCAACGTATTTTGGGAACCGAATTAATTTCTCCAGTGAATGCTAGTTTAATTGGTGCTTGTCGCGTCATTTCCCAAGAGCACCCGAATATTGTTTGCAAAGTTATCGATAGTAATCCAGTAGAGTTTTCTTCGTCTAAGAACACTTGTTTATCTCACCTGTTAAACGCCTCTGTAAACGATGACTGGTTAACTCAAAATATCCTTACTGCTTACAGAAATGGCTATCAATGGGATTTGTCATACACCTTGGCTGAAACAACTAAAATTCACAATCGATTTCGAGATAAAGGCATTTATTTAATCACCGGCGGTTTAGGGGGTATTGGACTTGCTGTTAGTGAACTAATTACTGAAGAGGTTAATAATCCAACACTCATTTTTCTCTCCAGAACTCCAATGCTTCCAGAAACTACCTGGAACAAAGTTCTTGCTGAACCCACTCACAAGCTTTACCCAAAGATTAAACTCTTAAACCACCTAAAACAAAAAGGAGCTGATCTTTATTTTTACAACGTTGATATCGCCGATTCTGAGGCTTTACGGGAAACTATCCAACAATGCAAAACAAAGTTTGGCGCTATAAATGGCCTTATCCACTGCGCTGGTGTAGCTGGTGGTGGTCTTGTTCAGTTAAAAACACGTGAAATAGCAGATACTGTCTTCCGCCCTAAAATTCATGGCACCTTTAATTTATTAAAAGCATTCAAGGATATATCTTTAGATTTTGTGGTATTAATGTCTTCAATTGCCGCGTTGACAGGAGAGCAAGGGCAGATTGACTATTGTGCAGCCAATGCTTGTCTTGATGCCTTTGCTTTAAGCAATGCCTTTCAATCCAAGTTTGTTATCAGTTTAAACTGGAATACCTGGCGCGATGTAGGTATGGCTATAGAAACGAAGCATCCTTCTGATCTCAATTGGCTTGACAGAGGGAATGACATATCTCCTGAACAAGGAAAACAAGTATTTTTACAAGCACTACGGACTAATTTTACAAATCTCGCTGTGTCAAACTTTGACATAAAAAGCTATAGCAAATTAGTCATGGAGAAAGATAACGTGTCTGGGTCTCCTGATATCAGAGCATCCAGAACCGATCTGAATATTGCAAATAACTACCAAGCTCCGCGTAATTCAATAGAATCTCAGCTTGCCCAATTATGGCAGGAAAGTTTAGGTATCGAGAATATTGGTACAGAGGATAATTTTTTTGATCTTGGTGGGCATTCTTTAAAAGCTTTAAAGCTTATTGAAAAAATAAATCGTCATTTTCATCGTTCTTTGGTGATTAATCAGCTTTACCAAACACCGACAATTGCTGAATTAAGTGACGTTATTTCCTCAAGTACTGGCAACTTAAAGATGATGGATATCATTGTACCATTTAATTATACAGTTAACACGCCTAATCTTTTTGTCTGCCATCCAATCAGTGGATTGGTTTATTGCTTTGATTCCTTAACAAAATGCTTTAATACCCCGCTTTCTATTTATGGACTCCAAGATCCAAGTGTTGGCAATGACCATTTACTTTACGAAGACATTTCGTCTATGGCAAAAGCTTACTTGGATGCTATTAAATCGATTCAACCCCATGGTCCTTATTATTTACTGGGATATTCTTTCGGGGGAAGTCTTCTTTACGAGGTCGCAGCATTGCTAAAAAAACAAAAAAACCAGATCAATTTATTAGGTCTTATCGATAGCTGGGCATCTTTTTCACCTAAACAAAGTAATGAAACACACTTTAAAAAATTACTACGTATTTCACACCCTGACTTACCTGAAAATATGATTGAACTCGCATGGAAAAGGATGCAATTACTTCTTTCTCACACCCCGACAAAGCTAAACCAAGATATGCTATTATTTAAAGCAAGCGATCTTGCTGAGGATTATCAGTCAATTAATGATCCTTCAAATGGCTGGTCAAACTTTAACAAAGGGAAAATTACTTGCCATATGCTAGACGCCAATCATGAAACAATACTAGATGCCGAAAATAGCAAGTATATTGTAAATTATATTCAGGAATATTGTGGTCTATAA
- a CDS encoding GNAT family N-acetyltransferase: protein MKIVESERIIIREWREADHPFFATMNSNRQVMEYLPALLTQEESSAMIVRIAAHIQQHGFGLWAAEFKETKEFMGFIGLNIPSFSAHFTPCIEIGWRLSLPFWGKGLATEGAKAVLAYAFEYLGLKEIVSFTTVSNVRSQRVMQKIGMTHDKSDDFCHPRLPLDHSLSKHVLYRITHSI, encoded by the coding sequence ATGAAAATTGTTGAAAGCGAACGCATAATTATTCGCGAATGGCGAGAAGCTGATCATCCTTTTTTTGCTACCATGAACTCTAACAGGCAGGTTATGGAATATCTCCCTGCTTTGCTGACTCAAGAGGAAAGCTCTGCAATGATTGTGCGAATTGCGGCTCATATCCAGCAGCATGGATTTGGATTATGGGCTGCAGAATTTAAAGAAACGAAAGAATTTATGGGTTTTATTGGTCTGAATATTCCTTCATTTTCGGCGCATTTTACTCCCTGTATTGAGATCGGGTGGCGTTTATCGTTGCCTTTTTGGGGAAAAGGCTTAGCAACAGAAGGTGCAAAGGCTGTTTTAGCGTATGCTTTTGAGTATTTGGGTTTAAAAGAAATCGTTTCATTTACTACAGTTTCAAATGTGCGATCACAACGAGTCATGCAAAAAATAGGAATGACCCATGATAAAAGTGATGACTTTTGTCATCCAAGGTTGCCCTTAGACCATTCTTTATCCAAGCACGTGTTGTATCGTATAACGCACAGTATTTGA